The Carassius gibelio isolate Cgi1373 ecotype wild population from Czech Republic chromosome B22, carGib1.2-hapl.c, whole genome shotgun sequence genome window below encodes:
- the LOC127986931 gene encoding uncharacterized protein LOC127986931 isoform X1 has translation MADECLHSVQLELEAVGKQIRDLEQRQAKLRERRAALESSRADAHKSGVSIQRAVNSPTTSTPCVSLRRPGAPRTRSSQMSFTATPGHHGPWVHPQRRTRAGSRATTSPPPAFELSIQNRFAPLRETGRDAVIIGDSIVRHVSATLAEGKVHTHCLPGARVLDVSAQIPAILKDGESPRAVVLHAGVNDTTLRQTETLKRDFRSLIETVRSTTPAATIVVSGPLPTYRRGHERFSRLFALNEWLLSWCKEQKLLFVNNWNLFWERPRLFRADGLHPSRIGAELLSDNISRTLRSM, from the coding sequence atggcggatgaatgtctccactctgtgcagctcgagctcgaggccgtggggaagcagattcgcgacctggaacagaggcaggccaagctgagagagcggagagccgcgctggaatcatcccgggccgacgctcacaagtccggggtaagtatacagcgtgctgttaacagtcccaccacgtctactccgtgtgtttctctgcgcaggcccggtgcacccaggacgcgatcttcccagatgtccttcactgcgacgccgggacaccacggaccctgggtgcatccacagcggaggacgcgagccgggtcccgggcgactacttctccccctcctgccttcgagctctccatccagaaccgcttcgctcccctccgcgagacaggacgcgacgctgtgatcatcggagactccatcgtccgacacgtaagtgctacgttagccgaaggtaaagtgcacactcattgtttgcctggtgctcgtgttctcgatgtttctgcgcagatacccgcgatcctgaaggacggcgagagccccagagcggtcgtgcttcacgccggggttaacgacaccacgctgcggcagacggagacgctgaagagggacttcaggagcctgatcgagacggttcgcagcacgacgcccgcggcgacgatcgtcgtgtcaggaccactgcccacgtatcgacgaggacacgaaaggttcagtagactttttgctttaaatgaatggttgttgtcatggtgtaaagaacagaaactgctatttgttaataactggaatcttttctgggagcgtcctagactgtttcgcgctgatggattacaccccagcagaattggagcggagcttctctctgacaacatctccaggacacttcgctccatgtga
- the LOC127986931 gene encoding uncharacterized protein LOC127986931 isoform X2, protein MADECLHSVQLELEAVGKQIRDLEQRQAKLRERRAALESSRADAHKSGVSIQRAVNSPTTSTPCVSLRRPGAPRTRSSQMSFTATPGHHGPWVHPQRRTRAGSRATTSPPPAFELSIQNRFAPLRETGRDAVIIGDSIVRHIPAILKDGESPRAVVLHAGVNDTTLRQTETLKRDFRSLIETVRSTTPAATIVVSGPLPTYRRGHERFSRLFALNEWLLSWCKEQKLLFVNNWNLFWERPRLFRADGLHPSRIGAELLSDNISRTLRSM, encoded by the exons atggcggatgaatgtctccactctgtgcagctcgagctcgaggccgtggggaagcagattcgcgacctggaacagaggcaggccaagctgagagagcggagagccgcgctggaatcatcccgggccgacgctcacaagtccggggtaagtatacagcgtgctgttaacagtcccaccacgtctactccgtgtgtttctctgcgcaggcccggtgcacccaggacgcgatcttcccagatgtccttcactgcgacgccgggacaccacggaccctgggtgcatccacagcggaggacgcgagccgggtcccgggcgactacttctccccctcctgccttcgagctctccatccagaaccgcttcgctcccctccgcgagacaggacgcgacgctgtgatcatcggagactccatcgtccgacac atacccgcgatcctgaaggacggcgagagccccagagcggtcgtgcttcacgccggggttaacgacaccacgctgcggcagacggagacgctgaagagggacttcaggagcctgatcgagacggttcgcagcacgacgcccgcggcgacgatcgtcgtgtcaggaccactgcccacgtatcgacgaggacacgaaaggttcagtagactttttgctttaaatgaatggttgttgtcatggtgtaaagaacagaaactgctatttgttaataactggaatcttttctgggagcgtcctagactgtttcgcgctgatggattacaccccagcagaattggagcggagcttctctctgacaacatctccaggacacttcgctccatgtga
- the LOC127986931 gene encoding uncharacterized protein LOC127986931 isoform X3, with protein sequence MSFTATPGHHGPWVHPQRRTRAGSRATTSPPPAFELSIQNRFAPLRETGRDAVIIGDSIVRHVSATLAEGKVHTHCLPGARVLDVSAQIPAILKDGESPRAVVLHAGVNDTTLRQTETLKRDFRSLIETVRSTTPAATIVVSGPLPTYRRGHERFSRLFALNEWLLSWCKEQKLLFVNNWNLFWERPRLFRADGLHPSRIGAELLSDNISRTLRSM encoded by the coding sequence atgtccttcactgcgacgccgggacaccacggaccctgggtgcatccacagcggaggacgcgagccgggtcccgggcgactacttctccccctcctgccttcgagctctccatccagaaccgcttcgctcccctccgcgagacaggacgcgacgctgtgatcatcggagactccatcgtccgacacgtaagtgctacgttagccgaaggtaaagtgcacactcattgtttgcctggtgctcgtgttctcgatgtttctgcgcagatacccgcgatcctgaaggacggcgagagccccagagcggtcgtgcttcacgccggggttaacgacaccacgctgcggcagacggagacgctgaagagggacttcaggagcctgatcgagacggttcgcagcacgacgcccgcggcgacgatcgtcgtgtcaggaccactgcccacgtatcgacgaggacacgaaaggttcagtagactttttgctttaaatgaatggttgttgtcatggtgtaaagaacagaaactgctatttgttaataactggaatcttttctgggagcgtcctagactgtttcgcgctgatggattacaccccagcagaattggagcggagcttctctctgacaacatctccaggacacttcgctccatgtga